From one Rubrobacter xylanophilus genomic stretch:
- the nuoK gene encoding NADH-quinone oxidoreductase subunit NuoK — MQQFLDQLNAQVPLEGYLVVAAIMFAIGAWGALIRRNAVVVFMCVELMINAVNLTLVAFADFLPGAGGAGASYAVLVIAIAAAEVAVGLAIVLAIFRTRRTVNIDEVDSLRG, encoded by the coding sequence ATGCAGCAGTTTCTCGACCAGCTCAACGCCCAGGTCCCCCTCGAGGGGTACCTGGTGGTGGCGGCGATCATGTTCGCCATCGGGGCGTGGGGCGCGCTCATAAGGCGCAACGCGGTGGTCGTCTTCATGTGCGTGGAGCTGATGATCAACGCCGTCAACCTCACGTTGGTGGCCTTTGCGGACTTCCTGCCCGGGGCCGGTGGGGCGGGGGCGAGCTACGCGGTGCTCGTCATCGCCATAGCCGCCGCCGAGGTCGCGGTGGGGCTCGCCATAGTGCTCGCCATCTTCCGCACACGCAGGACGGTGAACATAGACGAGGTCGACTCCCTGAGGGGCTAG
- a CDS encoding NADH-quinone oxidoreductase subunit J family protein, translating to MTVAFAFLTGMTLVSALGVVLSRSVVHSALFMSGAFLGIAGFFVMLNAPALAAFQVLIYVGAVTVVILFGIMFTQRPQVRRFRTIINRQIWPGFFAAAGVGAFLCYILVGESWEGAEPGNGARSVAVLGRSLLGAGEGVEIFSLLFEAASVLLLVALVAAIAISRRKDEEEASR from the coding sequence TTGACGGTAGCTTTCGCGTTTCTGACCGGGATGACCCTCGTGTCGGCTCTGGGCGTGGTCCTGAGCCGGAGCGTGGTCCATTCGGCGCTGTTCATGTCCGGGGCCTTCCTGGGAATCGCCGGGTTCTTCGTGATGCTCAACGCTCCGGCGCTGGCGGCGTTCCAGGTGCTCATCTACGTCGGGGCGGTGACCGTGGTGATCCTCTTCGGGATCATGTTCACCCAGCGGCCGCAGGTCAGGCGTTTCCGGACGATCATAAACCGCCAGATCTGGCCCGGCTTCTTCGCCGCCGCCGGGGTGGGGGCCTTCCTGTGCTACATCCTGGTCGGTGAGAGCTGGGAGGGTGCTGAGCCGGGCAACGGGGCGCGGTCGGTCGCCGTGCTGGGCAGGAGCCTGCTCGGGGCGGGCGAGGGGGTGGAGATCTTCTCGCTGCTCTTCGAGGCGGCCTCGGTGCTGCTGCTGGTGGCGCTGGTCGCGGCCATAGCCATCAGCCGGCGCAAGGACGAGGAGGAGGCGAGCCGGTGA